In the genome of Blastopirellula marina, one region contains:
- a CDS encoding ATP-dependent endonuclease: MKYRSKQEVSPITDLVDRSRVLVIVEGTNDIEFLRRISLILNAHNRELPNLAAMENQGEIIFVPFGGNNLPSWTHRFAALGKPEFLLLDHEIPPEAERRQEAVEMINQRPGCLAKITQKRSLENYLHPRVIQQVGKIDVAFGDFDPVGTIVAKKLYESGIVDKPWELLSRRSQSRMISRTKRWLNSAVVSQMTVDLIEQRDPDGEIASWLTAIGQLAQSI; this comes from the coding sequence ATGAAATATCGCTCAAAACAAGAAGTCTCTCCGATCACTGATTTGGTCGATCGAAGCCGTGTATTGGTTATCGTGGAGGGGACCAATGACATTGAATTCCTGCGGCGAATTTCGCTCATCCTAAATGCCCATAATCGAGAACTTCCGAATCTGGCTGCGATGGAGAACCAGGGCGAGATCATCTTTGTGCCGTTCGGCGGCAACAACCTCCCCAGTTGGACTCACCGCTTCGCCGCCCTCGGCAAACCAGAGTTCCTTCTGTTGGATCACGAGATCCCGCCTGAAGCCGAACGTCGCCAGGAAGCGGTCGAAATGATCAATCAGCGTCCCGGTTGCCTGGCGAAAATCACCCAGAAACGAAGCCTGGAAAACTACTTGCATCCGAGGGTGATCCAACAAGTAGGCAAGATCGACGTGGCATTCGGGGATTTTGATCCTGTCGGGACGATCGTCGCCAAAAAACTCTACGAGTCAGGAATTGTTGACAAGCCTTGGGAACTCCTTTCGAGGCGATCCCAAAGTCGAATGATCAGTCGGACGAAGCGCTGGCTCAACTCGGCGGTTGTCAGTCAGATGACGGTTGATCTTATTGAGCAGCGTGATCCGGACGGCGAGATCGCTTCCTGGCTGACTGCGATTGGGCAACTTGCCCAATCTATTTGA
- a CDS encoding BNR-4 repeat-containing protein: MHIQIRSLIFVCSFAMALVPNVGTGQENVSPQSGPRRIDGYRGIWFDLGQRSEFGSKYSGGLGTYTAKHHPLAIYVPAVQKTFFVYGGTTEKDKRHLLAMASYYDHQTKHVPKPVVVHDKEGVDDPHDNPSIQIDQNGHLWVFVSGRGRKRPGHIYRSRKPYDIESFEHVASSEFTYPQPWWIDGSEFLFLFTKYTNGRELYWSTSNSDGKSWNEDRKLAGMGGHYQVSNEQNGHVITAFNMHPGGNVDKRTNLYFLQTNDNGKSWTTAQGELVELPLTDPGTAALVHDYRSEGRLVYLKDIGFDADGNPVVLYLTSSSHQPGPNGNPRTLTIARWNGTEWIIREIANTTHNYDMGSLYIEADGTWRVIAPTEPGPQKYGTGGEIAVWVSTDKGATWKKTQTVTTNSSMNHGYVRRPRNAQDDFYGFWADGNPDALSESHLYFINKTGDQVWILPYDMKTSLAMPKALRTRD; this comes from the coding sequence ATGCACATTCAGATTCGATCGCTGATCTTTGTTTGCTCATTTGCGATGGCTCTCGTGCCCAATGTAGGAACGGGGCAGGAAAACGTGAGCCCGCAATCAGGGCCGCGCCGAATCGATGGCTATCGAGGAATCTGGTTCGATCTAGGCCAACGTTCTGAATTTGGATCAAAGTATTCGGGCGGGCTCGGGACCTATACGGCCAAGCATCATCCGTTGGCTATCTATGTACCGGCTGTCCAAAAAACGTTTTTTGTGTACGGCGGTACGACCGAGAAAGACAAGCGTCATCTTCTCGCTATGGCGTCTTATTACGATCATCAAACGAAGCACGTGCCAAAGCCAGTCGTGGTTCATGATAAAGAAGGTGTTGATGATCCGCACGACAATCCCAGCATTCAGATTGATCAGAACGGTCATCTCTGGGTTTTCGTCAGTGGGCGGGGACGAAAGCGGCCAGGGCATATCTATCGGTCACGGAAACCATACGACATCGAATCGTTCGAGCACGTCGCATCTAGCGAGTTTACTTATCCACAACCTTGGTGGATCGACGGAAGCGAGTTCCTGTTTCTTTTCACGAAGTACACCAACGGACGTGAACTTTACTGGAGCACCAGTAACTCAGATGGTAAAAGTTGGAACGAAGATCGAAAGCTGGCGGGCATGGGAGGCCATTATCAGGTCAGCAACGAGCAGAACGGTCATGTGATTACCGCGTTCAATATGCATCCTGGAGGAAATGTCGACAAACGTACAAATCTCTACTTCCTGCAAACGAACGACAACGGCAAATCGTGGACAACTGCACAAGGTGAGTTAGTCGAACTTCCATTAACCGATCCAGGCACTGCGGCGCTGGTCCATGATTATCGTTCCGAGGGGCGACTTGTTTACCTGAAAGACATTGGTTTTGATGCCGACGGCAATCCGGTTGTGCTCTATCTCACCAGTAGTAGTCACCAGCCTGGTCCTAACGGAAATCCTCGCACCTTGACGATCGCCCGTTGGAACGGCACCGAGTGGATCATCCGTGAAATCGCGAACACGACCCATAACTACGACATGGGCTCCCTTTACATCGAAGCGGATGGAACCTGGCGAGTCATCGCCCCAACCGAGCCCGGTCCGCAGAAATATGGGACCGGCGGGGAAATCGCCGTTTGGGTAAGTACTGACAAAGGGGCGACTTGGAAGAAGACACAAACCGTCACCACAAATAGCAGCATGAACCATGGCTACGTCCGCCGTCCAAGAAACGCACAAGACGACTTCTACGGTTTCTGGGCCGATGGAAACCCAGATGCGCTCTCCGAGTCACACTTGTATTTCATAAACAAGACAGGCGACCAAGTTTGGATCCTTCCGTACGACATGAAAACATCTTTGGCTATGCCGAAAGCTCTTAGAACCAGAGATTAG
- a CDS encoding DUF2997 domain-containing protein, whose product MIEIIILSTGESRLETRGFQGSECREASRALEAALGKKITDIVTAEFHESEVVQPSHLEQKE is encoded by the coding sequence GTGATCGAAATCATTATTCTATCCACGGGAGAATCTCGGTTAGAAACACGCGGTTTCCAGGGAAGCGAATGTCGGGAAGCAAGCCGCGCGTTGGAAGCCGCGCTAGGGAAAAAGATAACCGACATCGTTACCGCGGAGTTTCATGAATCGGAAGTTGTGCAACCAAGCCACCTGGAGCAGAAAGAATGA
- a CDS encoding DUF1552 domain-containing protein has protein sequence MIHNRFINRRACLKGVGMALALPLLDTMGWAEASEKKSFKPPVRLGFMYMPHGVIMDRFWPANAESFLTSPPPALEALRPVLEKCLMMKGIAGVSNGPFKGAPHALELSTWLTAALPDPDRRGEINISISADQIAANAFGAFTTLPSLELATMPQTWKENQAGLNEAYYSHCSFRSPTQAVPAEINPRNVLNRLFHKKEQTGDSGSRANPLDRSMLDLVLSGARDLRRTLPVNDQHKLDEYLDSVRSVERRIAAIEIRQKEAALEKAGVRSSRRNDSDSPPIEIKIPEGDKRSEYMQVMCDLNVLAFQTNTTRVCTYIGSTPNGVSYPELGFSDKHHSTTHHNNQEEKVNKVAAITAFNIEQFAYMVKKMDNLKEGDGTLLDNCIMMWGSGLEDGDRHTRANLPFILAGKGGGSIKTGRFLPEIKGNQGDLLTTILAAAEVPLDRPVGIATKQIDEIKA, from the coding sequence ATGATTCATAACCGATTTATCAACCGTCGCGCCTGCCTCAAGGGCGTGGGAATGGCTCTTGCTTTGCCGCTCTTGGATACCATGGGTTGGGCAGAAGCGAGCGAGAAGAAATCGTTCAAGCCTCCTGTCCGACTCGGCTTCATGTACATGCCACACGGTGTGATCATGGATCGCTTTTGGCCAGCCAACGCCGAGAGCTTTCTGACTTCCCCGCCGCCAGCCCTGGAAGCACTGCGGCCGGTACTAGAGAAATGCTTGATGATGAAGGGCATCGCTGGCGTTTCCAATGGTCCGTTCAAGGGCGCACCTCACGCGCTCGAGCTATCCACTTGGCTTACCGCTGCCCTGCCCGACCCAGATCGACGTGGTGAAATTAACATTTCCATCTCGGCCGATCAAATCGCCGCTAACGCTTTCGGGGCATTCACAACACTTCCGTCGTTGGAACTGGCCACCATGCCCCAAACCTGGAAGGAGAATCAGGCCGGGCTGAACGAAGCGTACTATTCGCATTGCAGTTTCCGTTCTCCGACTCAGGCCGTCCCAGCTGAAATCAACCCGAGGAATGTGCTCAATCGCCTATTCCACAAGAAAGAGCAGACCGGCGATTCTGGCAGCCGGGCGAATCCCTTAGACCGCAGCATGCTGGATTTGGTGCTCAGCGGTGCACGCGATCTGCGACGCACCTTACCAGTTAATGATCAGCATAAGCTTGACGAGTATTTAGATAGTGTCCGATCCGTAGAACGCAGAATCGCTGCTATTGAAATTCGCCAAAAAGAGGCTGCTCTTGAAAAGGCGGGGGTACGATCCAGTCGCCGTAACGACTCCGACTCGCCACCGATTGAAATTAAGATTCCGGAAGGAGACAAGCGAAGCGAGTACATGCAAGTCATGTGCGACTTGAACGTGCTTGCGTTCCAAACCAATACGACTCGCGTTTGCACTTACATCGGTTCTACGCCTAATGGTGTCTCCTACCCTGAACTTGGATTCTCAGACAAACATCATTCGACGACGCACCACAATAACCAAGAAGAAAAGGTCAACAAGGTAGCCGCCATTACGGCGTTCAACATCGAGCAATTTGCCTACATGGTGAAGAAGATGGACAACCTCAAGGAAGGGGACGGTACGCTGCTCGATAACTGCATCATGATGTGGGGATCAGGTCTGGAAGACGGCGACCGACATACCCGAGCAAACCTACCATTCATCCTTGCCGGTAAGGGTGGCGGTTCGATTAAGACAGGACGCTTCCTGCCAGAGATCAAGGGAAACCAGGG
- a CDS encoding recombinase family protein, giving the protein MISSSGGMPAPKNGRIYMVLIVARISTVHQDKRSLDDQVAVCRRWCERNLAYEFQVRVIQSQGSGERLDREELRELEKAIESGTFDLVIAEDLGRICRRTRANDFLELGEDESTRMVMLNDGLDTLDENWRTMASVATMRHESYNADTSKRIKRSIRNRFLQGMIQTVPMGYIKPFPKALDTDVTKDPDAEPFVMEIISRLEKGESYSMVADFLNENQVPKGQFGRSKKWTASAVSGLIHNPILKGIREAGHKMAKRNNKSGKRRSVKAPPENLQVRDVSHLAYIDAERYDHLIRKLDAANAPYCRKKIDGRDPRADVPKKRTRFPGQQMFCAICGHPMQWGGHGQVDHLVCKGAREYKCWQSATFDGNLASQKILTAVFESIAQLPDFTEVLQTQIEQEFRSLTDHRATEEKQLHKRIKELTHELERLVALYSELPNSEFVAEKFTATESELKSARYDLTQIQSHPRSVPVLPTSKQVRELATEAIESHCEDPYELSRLMRQLIPRMEAHPFRLCDGGAVVIRTKFQLNLCPLMPGLNDLTSVREVMTKTLEVDLFDPIQREMFREQIVSLRANGTYQRVIAQELGITQPAVQNALKLQERMDAMNLTDPYVIVTEPPADLRKMRRHRHDRYKFQPYDPDGVS; this is encoded by the coding sequence ATGATTTCTTCTTCAGGTGGAATGCCTGCGCCGAAGAATGGCCGCATTTACATGGTGCTAATTGTGGCTCGCATTTCGACAGTCCATCAGGACAAACGTAGCCTCGATGATCAGGTTGCCGTCTGTCGAAGATGGTGTGAGCGAAATTTGGCTTACGAATTCCAGGTCCGAGTCATTCAAAGCCAGGGGAGCGGTGAACGACTTGACCGTGAAGAACTTCGCGAACTTGAAAAGGCCATTGAATCGGGCACTTTCGATCTTGTGATCGCTGAGGATCTGGGGCGAATTTGTCGTCGGACCCGTGCAAATGACTTTCTGGAGTTAGGCGAAGACGAAAGTACGCGAATGGTCATGCTGAATGACGGCTTGGATACCTTGGACGAGAACTGGCGTACCATGGCTAGCGTCGCGACGATGCGGCACGAATCGTATAACGCAGATACATCTAAGCGAATTAAGCGGAGTATTCGAAATCGATTTCTTCAGGGGATGATCCAAACGGTACCGATGGGCTATATCAAGCCGTTTCCAAAAGCTCTCGATACGGATGTGACGAAGGATCCCGATGCTGAGCCGTTCGTTATGGAAATCATTTCGCGACTTGAAAAGGGAGAGTCCTACTCGATGGTGGCGGATTTTCTCAACGAGAACCAAGTCCCGAAAGGTCAGTTTGGTCGCTCGAAAAAATGGACTGCATCTGCCGTCTCGGGACTGATTCACAATCCAATTTTAAAGGGTATCCGGGAAGCAGGCCATAAGATGGCCAAACGCAATAATAAGTCTGGTAAACGGCGCTCCGTTAAGGCTCCACCAGAGAATCTTCAAGTCCGAGATGTTTCGCATTTGGCTTATATTGATGCCGAGCGATACGATCACCTCATTCGTAAACTTGACGCAGCGAACGCACCCTACTGTCGTAAAAAAATTGACGGCCGAGATCCCCGAGCGGATGTTCCAAAGAAACGAACCCGTTTTCCTGGTCAGCAAATGTTTTGTGCGATTTGTGGCCACCCCATGCAATGGGGCGGCCATGGTCAAGTTGATCACTTGGTCTGCAAGGGCGCCAGAGAATACAAATGTTGGCAAAGCGCGACCTTCGATGGCAATCTCGCGTCCCAAAAGATTCTCACTGCGGTCTTCGAGTCGATCGCCCAACTACCGGACTTCACCGAAGTGCTCCAAACTCAGATTGAACAAGAGTTTCGAAGTCTGACCGACCATCGGGCAACGGAAGAGAAACAGTTGCATAAGCGTATCAAAGAGCTGACGCATGAACTGGAGCGATTGGTTGCCCTCTACTCAGAACTACCGAATTCGGAATTCGTTGCTGAGAAGTTCACGGCGACCGAAAGTGAGTTGAAGTCGGCAAGGTACGATTTGACACAAATTCAATCACACCCACGGTCGGTGCCGGTGCTTCCAACTTCTAAGCAGGTCCGAGAACTCGCGACGGAAGCCATTGAAAGCCACTGCGAGGATCCGTACGAACTGAGTCGCCTCATGCGTCAGCTGATTCCCCGTATGGAGGCACATCCATTTCGGCTTTGTGACGGGGGAGCCGTCGTTATCCGCACCAAGTTCCAATTGAATCTTTGCCCCCTAATGCCTGGGTTGAACGACCTGACATCGGTTCGCGAGGTGATGACGAAGACGTTAGAGGTAGATTTGTTTGATCCAATTCAAAGAGAGATGTTTCGTGAGCAGATTGTTTCTCTTAGGGCCAACGGCACGTATCAGCGGGTAATCGCCCAGGAACTGGGCATCACCCAGCCGGCAGTCCAGAATGCTTTGAAACTACAGGAGCGGATGGATGCAATGAATCTAACCGATCCCTATGTGATCGTGACCGAGCCACCGGCTGATCTTCGAAAGATGCGTCGACATCGACATGATCGTTACAAGTTTCAACCTTACGATCCCGATGGGGTATCGTAG
- a CDS encoding DUF1257 domain-containing protein yields the protein MSHIVTIQTTIRDLEAIRLATRRLKLPDPTYGKFRLFNESKTGWSIELRDWRYPVVANPESGRLDSDNYGGRWGRQQELDQFLQRYAVEAAVLQARKQGHTTTEQTLADGSIKLLIQVGGENEL from the coding sequence ATGTCACACATCGTTACGATTCAAACCACGATTCGTGATCTGGAAGCAATTCGTCTCGCAACCCGTCGCTTAAAACTTCCGGACCCGACCTACGGCAAGTTCCGCCTTTTCAATGAATCTAAAACGGGTTGGTCAATCGAGCTACGGGATTGGCGGTATCCGGTTGTGGCAAACCCAGAAAGTGGGCGACTCGATTCTGACAATTACGGTGGTCGCTGGGGGCGACAGCAAGAGCTTGACCAGTTTCTTCAGCGATACGCCGTGGAGGCCGCGGTCTTGCAGGCCCGGAAGCAGGGGCATACGACCACGGAACAGACATTGGCGGATGGCAGTATCAAGTTACTCATTCAAGTAGGAGGTGAAAACGAACTGTGA
- a CDS encoding DUF1592 domain-containing protein, whose translation MRIIELHDSPLCPSQSTKSFAATMILSLLLGVSLVVSLTSLGFAEPLDEAELRADAEKTFKDKVGPFVNKYCISCHGTRPEAGINLQSALRTPGATSSFLHWKKSVANVKVNDMPPDYADKIPSEEERQQFLEWIGKLKYLAPRDPGPFVLRRLSKTEYSNTLHDLYGVPRSIAASLPDEVVGEGYLNSISPLQSELFLEIANKVVDQVVATKGDPPTEIQKRLFGEMPSEGADLRKAARDVARSLAREAYRRPPTEAELDVLVSVFDLGRENKLGYTESLSLMWKAILVSPQFLFITPASEIDSKAKIVPLDDYQLASRLSYLLWSAPPDAELTKLADQGELHKLEVLKAQVERLLNDDRSRALFDGFGAQWLRVGELKNQTFDQALFPQMTPELRESMTEEARLFFQSIVHENQSVLRFVDSDYTFMNEALAALYGLEQTVTGPKMRRVKLENSNRGGILGMPATLASTSFPNRTSPVRRGVWVLEQVLGERVPPPPPNVPELEDQEQKSFEGLTLRQRTELHQSEATCANCHKVLDPIGFGLENFDAIGRWRDKNHAGVAIDSVGTLPTGESFSNPADLKALVATRKEDLARNVTERFMAYAVGRNLEGYDEVVVDQLMDKIAQDDYRMRTIITEVVTSYLFTHRRVQE comes from the coding sequence ATGAGAATAATCGAATTGCACGATAGTCCTCTTTGTCCGTCGCAGAGTACCAAGTCATTTGCCGCGACCATGATCTTGTCACTGCTATTGGGCGTATCTCTCGTAGTCTCCTTGACTTCGCTTGGTTTCGCCGAGCCTCTCGACGAAGCCGAACTTCGGGCCGACGCGGAAAAGACTTTTAAAGACAAGGTCGGTCCCTTCGTCAACAAGTACTGCATTAGTTGCCATGGTACTCGTCCCGAAGCAGGTATTAATCTTCAGTCGGCCCTCCGGACGCCGGGTGCGACTTCATCGTTTCTACATTGGAAAAAGTCGGTGGCCAACGTCAAGGTCAACGACATGCCACCTGACTATGCAGATAAAATTCCTTCCGAGGAAGAGCGTCAGCAATTCCTTGAGTGGATCGGTAAACTCAAGTACTTGGCACCACGCGACCCTGGTCCGTTCGTGCTCCGTCGACTAAGCAAGACGGAATACAGCAACACACTACACGACCTTTATGGTGTACCCAGGTCGATTGCCGCAAGTCTGCCGGACGAGGTCGTGGGAGAAGGTTACCTGAATTCGATCTCGCCGCTGCAGTCAGAATTGTTTCTCGAGATTGCCAACAAAGTCGTCGATCAAGTTGTTGCAACCAAGGGTGATCCGCCCACAGAAATCCAGAAACGTCTGTTCGGTGAGATGCCCTCGGAAGGAGCCGATCTGCGCAAAGCGGCTCGCGACGTCGCTCGTTCGTTGGCACGCGAAGCCTATCGCCGGCCCCCCACCGAAGCGGAACTAGACGTGTTGGTGAGTGTCTTTGATCTTGGACGGGAGAACAAACTGGGATACACCGAGTCCCTTAGCCTCATGTGGAAGGCGATCCTGGTTTCTCCGCAGTTTCTTTTCATTACGCCCGCGTCTGAGATCGACTCAAAGGCCAAGATCGTTCCCCTGGACGACTACCAGTTAGCTTCGAGGCTGTCCTATTTATTGTGGTCCGCCCCGCCCGACGCGGAACTCACAAAGCTTGCGGATCAAGGCGAGCTCCACAAGCTCGAAGTCCTCAAAGCTCAGGTCGAGCGACTACTGAACGACGATCGCTCGCGGGCACTTTTTGACGGCTTTGGTGCTCAATGGCTACGAGTTGGCGAACTAAAGAACCAGACGTTCGATCAGGCATTATTTCCACAAATGACTCCGGAATTGCGTGAGTCGATGACCGAAGAAGCCAGGCTGTTTTTTCAGAGCATCGTTCACGAGAACCAGAGTGTATTACGGTTCGTGGACAGTGATTACACTTTCATGAACGAGGCACTTGCCGCGTTGTACGGTCTCGAACAAACGGTCACCGGTCCGAAGATGCGACGCGTCAAGTTGGAAAACTCGAACCGCGGCGGAATCCTCGGCATGCCGGCCACGCTCGCCAGCACTTCGTTTCCGAATCGGACGAGCCCGGTACGACGCGGTGTTTGGGTACTCGAGCAAGTCTTGGGCGAACGTGTTCCCCCACCCCCGCCCAATGTTCCCGAGTTAGAAGATCAGGAGCAGAAGAGCTTTGAAGGGCTGACCTTGCGGCAACGAACGGAACTCCATCAATCGGAGGCGACCTGTGCAAACTGCCACAAAGTGCTCGATCCGATTGGTTTCGGCCTGGAAAATTTCGACGCGATCGGACGATGGCGAGACAAGAACCATGCCGGCGTTGCGATCGACTCGGTAGGGACGCTCCCCACAGGAGAAAGCTTCTCCAATCCCGCAGATCTGAAAGCCCTCGTCGCTACTCGCAAGGAAGACCTGGCCCGTAACGTTACCGAGAGGTTCATGGCCTATGCCGTAGGACGAAACCTGGAAGGTTATGATGAAGTTGTCGTCGATCAGCTGATGGACAAGATTGCCCAAGACGATTATCGCATGCGGACCATCATCACCGAAGTCGTTACCAGTTACTTGTTCACTCACCGACGCGTCCAAGAATAA
- a CDS encoding sulfatase, with translation MSHLIVRLALFTLLLFPGISQASDQLNILLITADDLGPQLSCYGDPIAQTPNIDQLAQQSVQYQTAYVSQASCSPSRSTMFTGLYPHGNGHYGLANANVGFQVHQELYDDLLPNVLKRAGYRTGIIGKLHVNPEKQFQFDMRQGNGFGSRQVKKQVQYAEKFISQENDQPWFLMFNLFDPHVARQSKPGGGRGPQYFPNQVEGLPKKVLTSEDVPAWPWQQIDTPAQREKIAGYYNCVYRIDAAIGMLMEALHKTEQWNNTLIIFLGDHGPPFARGKTSCYEAGLRVPFLVRWPGVSQPHVSQRLVGSIDIYPTILDAAGIELSGRLHGRSLRPVATDNDSADWRTTLAAEFHYHGAAPFFPRRAITDGRFKLIHNLHAGKLSASASVDGDQAPAMAEKLATDHPARQALDRLHNPPEWEFYDLQEDPIEFVDLSNAPEVADQQQRLKQALADWQKQTEDPFVDPAFRQKIETKYSRESR, from the coding sequence GTGTCTCATTTGATTGTTCGACTTGCTCTTTTCACACTGCTGCTATTTCCCGGCATTAGCCAGGCTTCAGACCAACTCAATATTCTGCTGATCACCGCCGACGATCTTGGACCGCAACTCTCGTGCTATGGCGACCCGATCGCTCAGACGCCGAATATTGATCAGTTAGCACAGCAATCGGTTCAATACCAGACGGCTTACGTCAGCCAAGCATCGTGTAGTCCGTCTCGTTCCACGATGTTCACCGGCCTTTATCCGCACGGAAACGGTCACTACGGATTAGCCAATGCCAACGTCGGATTCCAGGTGCATCAAGAGCTGTATGATGACTTATTGCCTAACGTACTGAAGCGGGCCGGATACCGAACCGGAATCATCGGCAAGCTGCATGTGAATCCAGAAAAGCAATTTCAATTCGACATGCGACAAGGAAACGGTTTCGGCAGTCGCCAAGTTAAGAAGCAAGTCCAATACGCTGAGAAGTTCATCAGCCAAGAGAACGATCAACCTTGGTTTCTGATGTTCAATTTGTTTGATCCGCATGTCGCCCGCCAATCAAAGCCGGGTGGCGGACGTGGGCCACAATACTTTCCAAATCAAGTCGAAGGATTGCCTAAGAAGGTCTTAACATCTGAAGACGTTCCCGCTTGGCCCTGGCAGCAAATCGATACGCCAGCTCAGCGAGAAAAGATCGCAGGCTACTACAACTGTGTCTATCGCATCGACGCCGCGATCGGGATGCTGATGGAAGCACTTCATAAAACCGAACAGTGGAACAACACGCTGATCATCTTCTTGGGCGATCACGGCCCCCCATTCGCCCGTGGCAAGACTAGCTGTTATGAAGCTGGCCTGCGGGTACCTTTCCTGGTTCGTTGGCCGGGAGTCTCCCAGCCACATGTCTCCCAGCGACTTGTGGGAAGTATCGACATCTACCCCACAATCTTGGACGCCGCAGGCATCGAACTGTCAGGACGCCTTCATGGTCGCTCGCTGCGGCCAGTGGCTACGGACAATGACTCAGCGGATTGGCGCACTACTTTAGCTGCGGAGTTTCACTATCACGGAGCGGCTCCCTTTTTCCCGCGTAGAGCCATCACTGACGGACGATTCAAGTTGATTCACAACCTGCATGCCGGTAAGTTGTCGGCATCCGCTTCTGTTGATGGAGACCAAGCTCCGGCCATGGCGGAAAAGCTCGCTACCGATCATCCTGCTCGCCAAGCCCTAGATCGTTTACACAACCCGCCTGAGTGGGAGTTTTACGATCTTCAAGAAGATCCAATTGAGTTTGTTGATTTGTCGAATGCTCCCGAGGTCGCTGATCAACAACAGCGATTGAAACAGGCGTTGGCCGATTGGCAAAAGCAGACCGAAGATCCCTTCGTCGATCCGGCGTTTCGACAGAAGATCGAAACAAAATACTCAAGAGAATCTCGTTAG